The Primulina huaijiensis isolate GDHJ02 chromosome 18, ASM1229523v2, whole genome shotgun sequence DNA window TCACCAACCACTTGAAGGAAAACAAATTTGAGTGCAAACCTGAGATTATTAGCATATCAATTATTAATGCAATACACGGTGTTATATGTTGTCTAAATGGAGGCAACTTTTTCCTCTAGCCAGGAACCCGATGGTTGAAGCAGAAACTTTCAGGAACTGAGACCCTTCAGGAAATTGAACTGTTGGAGGGCCGTGGGCACTCGGGACAAAGTTGGAttctaaaatttaatgaaatcgATACAGTGGAACAGGTGTAGTCAGGGATTATTCTTTGAGTATAACTGTTTATAACGACCCAGAAATGATGTCTTGATGGGAGATATTTTGGTTCAGGCACGAAAACTTGTCGGGTCAACTTTATTGGTAACAGATGAAGATAGGCCTGTGCTAGAAGAAGGCGAGTTCTATACTCATGATCTTATTGGGATGAAAGTTATTCTTAAGGTATgttgttttatcagaattatgCGATTCTTGGAAGAAAGATTTTGTTTCCATTAATTTGTTTTACTTTTGCATGCCTTTGTGAAACAAGGAAAGAATATTCatgtattttttctttttaatatttgttttatgtGAATGTGTAACTATTGACTATTGCTTTGGTCATGGCATGAATATACATTTTGTCAAAACCACTCATGTAATCTGAAATAACTAGTTGAAGAGCATCATGTGGGAGGCCAAATTTCATTATTGTCTCGTGAGTCAAGTGTGGGATTTGTTGTGCTATAGAGTTTTTATTATCGTCATTACTACTTTAGTTGTTACTGAAATAGTGACGACTCTGACTTCAATTGCTTTTTGATTGAACATTGGTCTTTGTTAGTCTATACATTGACATTCCTTTTGCTAATTTGGCCTTTTTAGGAGTCTGGGGAACCTGTGGGGATTGTCGTCAATGTTTTCAATACTGGAGCAAGTGATCTTCTACAAGTCAGGCTTGACTTGTCGAAAAACATAGCAGGTCCAGTTGAAATGTCAAAAGTTGAGGAATGTGACTCGGGTCCTCTAGCGTGGGTTCCATTTGTGGAAGCAATTGTTCCTGACGTTGATCTTGAAAAAAGAGAAATGTTTATTACACCACCAAAGGGGCTACTAGATTTGAACGTTCGCGCACATGAGAGGTCCAAGAAAGAAAGACGTGAACTCGTGAGGCATAATCTTTTATACTTCACTAGTTGCTGTCAGTATATGTTGTTGGATCATATGTGCATTTCTATGTCTAATGAGTCAAAACTCCCATTTGTCTTTCTCGATGTTTTTGTATCACTTGCTTCTCCTTCTTTTGTGAACAGGCATTTCACAATTCTGTtcaatcaattttattttttttactactGAAACAAGCTACATAATCTACTTATTTAAGTTCGAGCAGCATCTTGAGACACATATCCAGCAGCTGGTTTCTCCTTGTTTATTCTTTTCACTCACAGACACAGTGTAACTCAAATCCAGGTCCTAAGCCATTTCGAACTGACTGCTCCACAATTGGGCTAGTTGTCGATCACTACATTTTTGTATTCTTTTGAACTATCTGCATTTGATTTGGTTGCAGACATTTGCttcttaatatttaaaatatggagcTACCTCATACTCATTTTATGGCTTTTTACAAAATTTcgcttctttttttaaaaattaaatatactcATGCTTTAtaatgatacaatcaataaattTCTTTGGTCGGACGAGATTTCTTCGGTGTACTAGATGGTGTGAGAAACAAGCACCTATGGGATCACCTTGGCTAATCATATTTATCAAGTCATAGGCAAGAGTTTCAGCTCAacttgatttttgtgaattcggTTTGCTTGGTCGTCATGATATCTGTTGTCTGCTTCAGGaatggaaagaaaggaaaaagtTCCAAAGACAGTTGATAGCAGCTAAAAAGAAACTATGTGAAATGGAGCAGCAACATGtgttttatggatttaaataTGGGGAGAAGGACAAAACAAGCTTGATTGCAAATCAAATAGTGACTGTAAATTCAAAATTGCTTCAGCAGGCCCTGCAACATATCGAGACCCCCTCTGCAAGGTAAAACATTTCAGATATTGAAATTTTACTCTGATGTACTGTTGCATAAGCTACATTTAATGTCTCCAAGCACTCCAGActtatagaaaaaataaaatatttatttcttggATAAAAATTTGTTGGCATATCGACATCATATGCTATTTCATTTCTTGATTCAGGCAAAATGTGCCACAGATTTTGAGTGCAGTACCAAAAGATAGTACTCTAAAAGTAGCTGACACTCCTGTTTCTGCTCAAGGTGGAAAACTGTCGAATTTGTACTGGAAATTGCAAAGAGAGGGTGACCTATTGGCTTCTGGTGGCAAGGTTGCCATATGTTTGGTGTTGGAGGAAGTGGAGATTGAAAGAGGTCCTAACAACGGTCTTGTCAACTCCAAGGAAATTGAGAAGGCTTGTCTGCTCGTGAAAGAGTTACTTGATGATCCCCAGAGACTTGTTGAGGTGCTATCGATACACTTAGCTATGCTATAATTCTTACAAAATTATAAAGCTAGATCCATCGTATATATTTATGCTTGGATACAACTTAGTTTTGCAGAAGAAATGCTGTTATACTATAATCGCTCAACTTGACGTGTCAAGAAATACTACACTATTGAAAAATATTGCTGTTAGTCGAAGAAGGTTACCCTTTTATGCTACATGATTGTGCAATATCATCTGAATCGTGACTTTGCTTGTTGCAGGTAAAAAACCGTCCATCTGTACCTCTCATGTTCGTCTGTCCTGCTCATTCAATCGGTTCTCTGCAAGAATTGTTTTCTCTTCATGACCACTTTGCATTTGATCCTCAAAAGGTTGGACACttgattttgtaatttttgaTAATTCGCTTTTGGTTCTAGGGTGGAACTATGCCCCCATTGGTTGTAAAGTATTTGTTGTGAATTTAGTGTTCTACACTACACATATGTCGAACAATGTCGGCCCCAGTTCTAGAAAGCAATAGAAAAACTTATGTGCAAGGACTCATTTACTTGTATAGTGGGAATATTTTATGGTATGCCGTTGACATATGTTGATTTAATCGTCTAACTAAAGAGACATAAAATTCTCACAAAGCACTCGTTCAAtcagcttttttttttctcactatATGTCGTCTGAGTTTCTAACAGGTCTGGTTTTTGGAAGAAGAGACACTTCCAGTTGTCAGCAGCACTCTAGATGAGCATGGCAGACATAAGATATTGATGAAGTCGCCTTGGGAATTCCTCCAAACACCAATTGGATCAGGTGGTTTTATAAGCTTACTTTCATCCCAAGACTTGTTGGACCGACTGAGTGAAATGGGTGTGGAGTATATTGAGGTGAGACACACTGTTATATTGTTTATCATCTTGAGCTGTTGATGTATTGTAATTTACATCTTCCGTTTCCTTTCCAATCTCCCTCATCTATAGAAGTCTACTTCTCTATCCAGATATTGCTTCTGACCACCTTCTCCATGTAACCACAACTTGGGTTCTATCTAGTTTATGCAATTGTCCAGTGACCAAgcagaaaatattatatttaaattgaatGTGAGATGCTATATACGAATGAATATCAAATTCATCATATCTCTCCCTCAACTTGTTTGCTTGTTCTCTCTGACAG harbors:
- the LOC140964428 gene encoding uncharacterized protein, whose translation is MQSSSILCCFSSNSTLPSNFQRFTLLSKNHPVNVSAAVFSSSSKSLLSSSRPRQSSRSTSINSSAAPELVGTNSSTSGFIETGYISGVHGLRGEVRVKPSTDFPDLRFSKPGTRWLKQKLSGTETLQEIELLEGRGHSGQSWILKFNEIDTVEQARKLVGSTLLVTDEDRPVLEEGEFYTHDLIGMKVILKESGEPVGIVVNVFNTGASDLLQVRLDLSKNIAGPVEMSKVEECDSGPLAWVPFVEAIVPDVDLEKREMFITPPKGLLDLNVRAHERSKKERRELEWKERKKFQRQLIAAKKKLCEMEQQHVFYGFKYGEKDKTSLIANQIVTVNSKLLQQALQHIETPSARQNVPQILSAVPKDSTLKVADTPVSAQGGKLSNLYWKLQREGDLLASGGKVAICLVLEEVEIERGPNNGLVNSKEIEKACLLVKELLDDPQRLVEVKNRPSVPLMFVCPAHSIGSLQELFSLHDHFAFDPQKVWFLEEETLPVVSSTLDEHGRHKILMKSPWEFLQTPIGSGGFISLLSSQDLLDRLSEMGVEYIEVCSITGKRKHTHGSAFLGLVDSCKSNIGIRLYDATMSEEHFDMLFSTSFMKKWVNHIDKLQFHAVLTSHSYVEKVDKDWIDITPSTPNSYEFHCSIYSCLDACSPKKICVLDSAD